The following DNA comes from Anopheles coustani chromosome 2, idAnoCousDA_361_x.2, whole genome shotgun sequence.
CTTGGATTTGGGATAATAGTTAATgccaacaacaaaataaaaacagcgtCCCTATACACTCGACCATAAAATTCAACAGgctaaaacagaaacaaatgcCATTTGCTTTGTGAAATTGATTAAGAACCGATTGATTATGATCCATTTATGAGAGTAAACGTAACAATgctgagcttagatagcataGCCCTTTTATCTCACGCCGGGTTTTCGAATGATACGAAAttgtaaaaacaataaatgtgTAGGAATGAACAGTTTCAaggatttttttatgaattttacaAGCCTTAAATTCGTCTAGCACACCCTTGAACGTGGAAAACAAGTCATTTGGTTAATTGATCGTTTGTAAAGTTTGGAATGTTATGTTTCAAAATGTCAAAAATCACATGAAACAATAGAATGATTAAATCTAAtgatgaacatattttcattgcAACTCTCTACTAATAGAAATACTAATGTGTACGTTGGGAGTTTTTGATTTTGCAAAcacaaaatatattttgtttgcattcatttatttataatattttatttttccccttttttccaaacattgaaaaaacaaaccaaaaacggaaaatagGATGTAACACAAAATTGATTTGAGCAAGCCGAACGACAACATCCTCGACATTCCTCTACATAACACAGCATTGTTCGTCGTTTCTGGAAACCCCATTGGTGGTTCCCTTCGGCGAAGACTTGGACGAAACGGCCAGTCGGCCACCGCTTTCCTCGTGGAAGTACTTGTCCTTGGGTGCACGAACCGTCCGGTGTCGTTCGAGCAGCGCTACCTCTTCCCCTTCGCCGTTCACTAGCACCGTCGCCATCGTATCGGTTACCGTCCAGAGGGCGGCACTTTTCATCACCAGATCGGTCGGGGGGTCAGGTTTGCGGTTGGCAACGCTCGCCCAAACCGTCACCATGCCGTTGCCTTCGATTTTGGCCGACTTTGGAAAACGGAAGCACACTTCCGGAGCGTCCGTAGGCCGTCGCACAAGCTGCCATCCGTCCAGTCGGTACTCCTGCTTCGATCTGTTGGTGATCCGAACGAATCGGCCCTCGGGATCCGCCTCGGTTACCTCGATGTCGCCTTTGGCGCTGGCAAGCACGGAATAGTCGAGCGACTCGTCCAGGGTGTTGCGCTTTCGCTTGAGTGACGGGGTGCGGAAGATGCGGGATGCACTGGAACTGAACACCCCCGCCGAGCTGGAACTGCTCACGCTCGGTGCCATGTTGAGCCGGGTTTCCTCCGACGAGAGGAGTTTGTCGTACGCCGCGATCTCCATGTCGAGCGACACTTTAATGTCCATCAGGTCCTGATAGTCCTTCAGCTGCACCGCCATCTCGTTGCGCATACGATCCAGTGCGTCACTGAGCGTCGCCTTCTCCGCCTCATGGCGAGCACGTTCCTCTCCGAGCCGATCCTCCAAATCCTGGATGCGTCCCTCAAACCGTTCGCCCAGCTCGTCCCGGTTGTGCCGCAGCTGTTGGTCGTACTGGTCGCGCAAATCTTGAAGCGTCTGCTGCAGCTTCGTCTCGTACTGCTCCATGAGGAACCCATCGATTTCGCTGATCTCACTCTGGCGGCGCAGTTTGCTTTCGCTCAGTTCCTGACTGTGAATCTGGTCCTTGAACGTCAGCTCTTCCCGCAAGCTCTGCACGTTGTTCTCCAGGTCGACCCGCAGCAGCGTCTCCTGCTCCAAATCCTTGCGCATCGCTTCGGCTGATCGCCGCAGCGCGTCCGCTTCCTTCTCCACCTCGGACAGCTCCTCCTGCAGTTTCTTGCGCTCCGAACAGAGCGTGTTGTAGCTGGCCGTCAGCTCGACGCATCGGGACTCGCTGGCACGAGCCGACTTTTCCAGCTCGCTCAGCTCCTTCGTGCGCCGGTTCAGTTTCACCCGCAGCTGCTCGTTCTCCTCCCAGTAGCGCTTCGCATCGATCTCCACCTTCGCCTTGTCCCGGGCCGTCTCGTCGAGCAGCTTGCGGGCGTCGGCCAGCTCGTGCTCGTAGATCGACTTCAGTCCCGACACCTCCCGGTGGGCCGTCTCCTGAAAGTTGGTCAGCTCGAGCGAGAGGCGCGAGTTCTCCTGCTCGAGAAAGCGCACCCGTTCGATGTAACACGCAAGCCGGTCGTTCAGGTTCATCAGGCTGTTCTTCTCGTGCAGTCGGCTGCGCCGCGACGGACTGAGGGCGGTCTCCATTGACTCCGAGGCGCTCGAGACGGACGAGGCAGACGAGGAGACGGACTGGGCACTGCTAGGTGGAGCCATCGGGTGCTGGGATGCTGCGGTGCTGCTGGCAGAAGTAGTCGTCGTTGTCGACGACGGCTTTGTCGAtggtttcttcattttctgtGACATCTTTTATGTGAACCAATGTACTACATGCAGCAACAAATGAAACTgtgaacgaatgaaatggcCTCTAATGTAAGGTTATTGTCCGCGTCACCTCTGCTCACACAAAACCTTGTCACAGTCGATGCAATACTTTTACGGCGTTTGTTTCCTCCAAACTCGGCCAACTCGTAGACAGTAGCCACTATTTATCGCAGCCCTGTGGAACAAATGGTTTGAAACTGTGCGAATTCTATATTTTTACAATTGCTTTTGATCGGTTCTTCCATAAAAGCGCGCTTTTGGTAACACACACTTGTCCCGGCAGAGGCACAGATTGATCTGTGTTCGGCAGGATGGAGATAAAATGGCCACCAGCGCGAAGACAATGGATTCGAAACGAGTGACGTTTCGCGCGATTTAGCTTAAGTTCGAGTAAAATTCATGAAGTTATTTTGaacaaagaaatacagtagaacATCGATTAAATGAGGTGTTATGAGGTAAAAGGGGCCTTCGTTTTTCcggtcgtggctacacctcttgtgtgCCAATATATCTTAATATATGCACTTGGTAATATCTTCATTCGTTCATTTTGATCAACAATTATTTCATTCGCTGTGTGGACCGTTAATATTCGGTTTAGCAATCAACTTTTTTTCAGATTGGGATTCGGAATAGCCAATCCAGATCCccgaatggatttgaatcgaagaaaaaaaacgcttcaAACGGTTCATTGAAACGCTTCGAACGGTGCGTTGTTTTCGATTGAAACTTTTCACCGTTTTCAACCATCGCAgtgtttaaaaatttcaaactaACGGTTATTCTAAGCACTCATAAGCGCAAGCAAAACATCAATTTCTTTTAATATCTTCTACTGTGAGCTCTGCTTTATCTTCTTTTGGtgcttttttattctttttggcCTAATGGATGATTTCTGTAATGTCTCTTTGgcttatttgattttttttcgttgaaattTTGGTAGGAAGAAGGAGACTCtagcctcatttactcttctacctgtttttgtaattttttttagtgAAAAACTAAAGTAAACTAACATACCTAGGAATGGAACATAATTggtaaatattatatttttttctatccagCGATTCATGATCAGCGAAAGTTataagtgtttattttcctcaaATACAAAGCACTTTCACAGTTTTCATGATAAGAGGTGATGGTTATTGTAAatctaaacaaaataaacgtttGATATGTACAACATATTACTAGAATAATTTTTGATTGAGTTCATTCTGGGAATTtagattttaaattgttcctGCTGTTCTCTTCACGATTACAATTTCAAATCCGTACCGTTTCAATACTTGCATTTTCAACACCGAGTAATACGCGGTGACAATTATTGATTGCACTTTGCTGATTTCAATTTCCGATTTCATACCTCGGTCAATTGCCTAACCATAAGGGAGTCCTTTTAAAGACAACTATGATCGtcattttttccatccatGTAGCGCGTTAGACGTTACCATTAACCTTGAATACCGAGGTCTCCTGTGGTCAGCTGGAGTGGTACCGGACACGGGCCGTTTACGATTTTATTAAATGCGATCGACCAAAATGAATGCCGCGGATTGCGGACCTGGCGCGGGTTGCACAGATCGCTGATTTCATTACAACGCTTGCAGCGAACCGTGGTGGAGCATCCTCTGTCGGCCGGAAGTCGCCTCGTTCTTCGGTTGGCGATCGCGTTACTCCCTCAAAGCAGTGGCTGCTTTTTTATTATCAGGCGAAAACATGAGTTTGGCGGCAGTAATAAGCATCGTGCTTTTGGTTGGGACAGCGCTTCCCATCGTTGGTGCTAGTGGCAACCAGGGAGCGAAGACATTTCCCGGGTGAGCAACCGGCGAGGAGTAAAGATCCAACAAGCCGACGAAACTAACGTTCCTAACCAAGTCGTTCGCGAAAGATAATTAATGGCCGACAAAATGTGGTGCTAGTAGTTTTCCCATCCTTTTTCGCTAACAAAATCCTCTGTTCTGCGTCTTCCAGTGCTTCGCTCGTTCTACCAGCTGTGTTGCCGATTGTGGGGACTATCATTCCAGCACTGCTACCTGGACTGGGCCCGCCGGGAATTGGAGGTGGCCCCGGATCCGTGGGGTTGCCGGGAGTATCCGTTTCCCACTCGACGTCCATCGCGACTTCGGTACACAATCGACCGATCGCTATAAGGTGAGTAAATTATCCTCTGCAGGTCAGAAGTGTGGtcttgttttccgttttcatcGGTTTTATAGCGTCATCATGAGGCACAAACAAAATACCCCTTAAAACACTACCCCTTCTTATTTCACGTTCCAGTCATAGCGGATCGGTTTCAACGATTGGAAACACGGATGCCGGTTCTGCTGCTTCCGTCGGATCGCACCATGGATCGGTGAGCGCTCAGAGTAGCGCCCAGACAAGCCGGAAGTCCCACTCCGCCAACGGTCCGCTTTTAAGCAAACGATggagaaaattatttaaaaagctCGGCTAGCTCAAACTCAAGGAAGTGAGAATAGTATCGTAAATTATAACaaatatgatttttatttttgtgttttaattagtaaataaaactaatttaataaagcaataaattattaaaagaaattatatttaattttttatgaggAATTGCTCGTCACAACTGTTCTAATGTTAGCTCATCGTGTTGCTCGTTCCGGGGGGAATTTCTAAAACCCATTAGccgacaaaaataaaatatgatatgCATATCCGTGAGCCGGACCTGAAACAAAATGCAACATCGCTAAGAACGAGGAAACCATTGATGTTGATATTAAATTAtggtctttttgtttttttgactCCAATGCTTTGatgttcttttcctttcgtgaGAGAAAAACAGATGTGTGAGTATGGCGTAACGATTTCGATGATGTTTATGAACAGCTGATTTGATTGGTCAAAGTGTTATATCTATCGGACGTCATGGGGATTTTTtcattgacattttttttatacgattatgaaaaaaaatattattgatcTTGTAGTTCTTGAACCCAACAATGCTTATCCTGTACAATACATCCGGTTGTAGCTATCGTTTTTATTGAAGAAACCACTTCAGTGAACTGGTGCTTATATGAAGTTAAGAATAAGCAAAAGTTATGAAAGATTACTACGCTGGCTCGCTCATCAAGAACCGGTTCTGCTCTTTCAAACAAGCGTCAGGAATATCGAGTTTCGTGGTCTAATTTCGACTGATCGaggattaaatttgtttgaaatttcatAGAGTGTGAATTAAGGTGGAAATTACGAAATGATTGTAATTCTCCACAAGGGGCCCAAAATGTGAAGATCTCTGGAGAGCGATAAATAAGTCGAGTATGATccaaattttaatatttgaaaGTTCTAAATTGTATTGCGTTTTTGTTTGAGAAAATATTCACctgttttcgagatattcaagaagaaaataaaaaaccattcACTGATTCTATTTTGATTCTAATGTAACTTATCGATCCTGCATGCATGAATCaaaattaacattttctttGTAACATGCATtaaatcttttaatttttaaaacttgCTAAAACTATGCAAGTTTCTGAACAATGTGGGACATTTCTCGACAAAATGAAAGCCTTTCTCCTTTTCATATCTGtaaaaaatgatggaaaattcCCAGCTGAAGAACTAGAACAGCTTAACACATGTCTATTTGTTCACTGATTGTGCTGTCATATGGAAAcgtaaattttgaaaatcagTAAAAATACTTACTTACTTGAAAAACTTGAGAAACTATTAACTCAACAAAACATTCATGaaacatttatgaaaaaagttaTTGCTCGAGAAGGATTTGATTCCAAGAATCATAGCATCACAAATAGTTTATTGTTATAGTTTGTTCTTATTTTTAGATGCTGGTGAAGTTGATATAAGAATATATGAGTTGTTTgttgtaaatgtaaataattcaTTACGTTTACTGCTAGGGAGGAAAATGGGTTTAAGTTGGCCTTAAATGTACACTGTACTCGTAATACTAAACGGTAACGCCTTTTGTAACTACGTtaactatttaaaataaatcgtcTGTTTTATAAAAAGTGGTGTTACCAGCAAcgtatattttattatttttaaagaaTAAATTCCCCGCTACAAATattggaaggaaatttaacaTGTGGTTATATCGGCACGACTTGCATCGTGCGAAGCAGAGTCACGACAACATCTCAAAAATTAAAAGGATTTGAATGCAAATTCATAACCGGCTTTAAATAATGATCGCTTTCTTCTATACGATACTGATAAATTCATATTTCCCAGTCATTTTTGTGTTAAGATGTAAAGAATGTTTGGTGCTTAAGTGGTATGAGTTTTTCGATAACAACCTGGCGGTATCACAGTGATAATTTATGTAAATCCAATGGTTGTTTTGAGTAGAATAATACTTCTTTACTTTCAGCGTATAGCCATACAATGTCATCTTCAATGTCAGCTGCTACTTATTTACTTATGTCGCTCTACGATCACTAAGCGATCATGATCTGATGAAACATATAAACTAATAACATTGACATATACAAATAAAATCCTGCGGGTGAACGACTTCCGATGgtgagttgttgttgttttgtctgAAGTCCACGTGTCCTTCGCCCTTGTGTTACAGTGATCACTAATCATGGATTCGACTCTTCCTTATGTATATGTGGAAGCGTTATGTTGGGAATCACTGCGCATAACCCTAGCCAACGATGTAAACCGCGCACAAATATTTGGAAACGCTAA
Coding sequences within:
- the LOC131267050 gene encoding lamin Dm0-like; its protein translation is MSQKMKKPSTKPSSTTTTTSASSTAASQHPMAPPSSAQSVSSSASSVSSASESMETALSPSRRSRLHEKNSLMNLNDRLACYIERVRFLEQENSRLSLELTNFQETAHREVSGLKSIYEHELADARKLLDETARDKAKVEIDAKRYWEENEQLRVKLNRRTKELSELEKSARASESRCVELTASYNTLCSERKKLQEELSEVEKEADALRRSAEAMRKDLEQETLLRVDLENNVQSLREELTFKDQIHSQELSESKLRRQSEISEIDGFLMEQYETKLQQTLQDLRDQYDQQLRHNRDELGERFEGRIQDLEDRLGEERARHEAEKATLSDALDRMRNEMAVQLKDYQDLMDIKVSLDMEIAAYDKLLSSEETRLNMAPSVSSSSSAGVFSSSASRIFRTPSLKRKRNTLDESLDYSVLASAKGDIEVTEADPEGRFVRITNRSKQEYRLDGWQLVRRPTDAPEVCFRFPKSAKIEGNGMVTVWASVANRKPDPPTDLVMKSAALWTVTDTMATVLVNGEGEEVALLERHRTVRAPKDKYFHEESGGRLAVSSKSSPKGTTNGVSRNDEQCCVM
- the LOC131264426 gene encoding collagen alpha-2(I) chain-like; the encoded protein is MSLAAVISIVLLVGTALPIVGASGNQGAKTFPGASLVLPAVLPIVGTIIPALLPGLGPPGIGGGPGSVGLPGVSVSHSTSIATSVHNRPIAISHSGSVSTIGNTDAGSAASVGSHHGSVSAQSSAQTSRKSHSANGPLLSKRWRKLFKKLG